Proteins co-encoded in one Leishmania panamensis strain MHOM/PA/94/PSC-1 chromosome 22 sequence genomic window:
- a CDS encoding hypothetical protein (TriTrypDB/GeneDB-style sysID: LpmP.22.0200): MPTLHAAKRGRSHSSAVRIQESKSHRSASPRNGSEHGIHPRRPAARAAGAGHERGSHLHTSGALRLKKGKTKYHERKFRERRDPQQQYQHSGASRVHADPTRGNDHNATRPRRTACSNRTKDVDIHLAAKISADLRESINIFKTRRANHEIFGRDLNERLFRFVPPQLIQQHMPDSVSSFRTYLSKFQKGAPSMVSAFASWYEWASFEANKGKTFAKPPSSRAAPEAAEERDEEATPVKGETMVVGAEDKGAFGKKVSQTRQVMSQTLKEREHMRALLHMCLRHNVEKRKQGQHAFLNHLNAKLSEDDVDTRNLERLRGSVHHSVVYALSRLLLGMVTDDFAMLCLHCHALFLVMRQTNITPAIVLELMDEEFTLSTRMKAVKLRLESRSHRHDDNDDDGDDGGIDPDDISDPTKGERNQRLMATVFGLGAVVASQKALKPSEASWLATVLAFAYVEQKVTRVLSANVLFDVLAQHSNVYQQEEALQWLTFAFFHYPKMEYFRPEAIQLLLRLMETDAKPPARALPATVEEYLTLDPLNPTTMEQISNALFRKEQVTAYHPMMHPVWHDIFQLVLRRVAMGESMKEHLSTILHNVIVPYRRGSADVPRRALFQNLVTELGHIAVQSDDAEQRMEVLKLASTHVGYGKRTSAKPTPMQELKQMPVSVLHRKVEDLLRQYAMTVDSDPAAVTNRTWVLRELRNCLYVPVREGVDHAYVDIAVMQLLEFGLFPPRHSRDTLNQNRCIYLFADVHSFTFHGSLTRPKSSVAFTTIISAYLAAEEKSKTRYTTAVQQSAFRKARNRIVEVLEAADEQRSVLFYEYRDMEILLVLLFLMLSVDDPTNSDAVVIAKSVVPDVVQFYTTGTLETLDLFFDALMALFMRTSAPLHVMPLMTCVRRIAMGFILKFAKFIRTRSTLDILLAPLKDAYHTDSREQARQRKARQAAEKDDDQTSSDEEGDDADATSDEDDVGGDDYGEAAEDDANSSIVESSTEDVSATASDDSDTETEPSEEKEDREATADAVAKVELNETSSESDEEDAFDEEEAPTQQYIDALKGMVGGMDLEHMYPTDTANQKADVVRAIRLATRVGLAMRSAEVVHVLQVLLAVARENVKTADDVVFHSVVSSLEMLLLTKNRYFGSFVRAMDLFQLLGDIQSYLRKLSRVLVNKDKVMAKAATTARRRLVTLKGVALRVFHFVAMVASKNHASEEVRIVLNEYYKSVFCDRGWDTKKLLPALKKDLYHYRQGFAWALLPAVLEKNEEVLPLEGPQRVRVFTGCCVFVEAMLPRLSGLPGELKRSAGAAICSFIQSVSVAQVFAMKHTLPYNYLHTVKMVVQYNSRVHLDTAWVASAVITPAVDDDDILLSAASIRLLGTMERMLGLTPRARETKAPSPVKVLYEQFVKQGAKEKSDFYRRAKKVRSRVLKALLAHRNDDPTDEERSSKRRRKEELKIEDRLQRQVLRRARSKALTKEEREEKRKRIVMAKQERIAKNRERKRRLHEARQRSFEKWRQAKLTAALQLDNADD, encoded by the coding sequence ATGCCCACCCTGCACGCAGCAAAGCGTGGGCGCAGCCATAGCAGCGCTGTGAGGATTCAGGAGAGTAAGTCGCACCGTTCTGCCTCGCCTCGCAACGGTAGCGAACACGGCATCCACCCACGCCGCCCTGCAGCACGCGCGGCCGGCGCCGGCCACGAGCGCGGTTCACATCTGCACACCTCTGGGGCGCTTCGGCtgaagaaagggaagacaAAGTACCACGAAAGGAAGTTCCGTGAGCGACGGGACCCTCAACAGCAGTACCAGCACAGCGGTGCCTCGCGCGTCCACGCTGACCCGACGCGCGGCAATGACCACAATGCTACTCGACCCCGTCGCACAGCGTGTTCCAACCGCACCAAGGATGTCGATATCCACCTCGCCGCCAAGATATCCGCTGATCTGCGGGAAAGCATTAACATTTTCAAGACTCGTCGTGCCAACCACGAGATCTTTGGCCGAGACCTCAACGAgcgcctcttccgcttcgtgccgccgcagctgatcCAGCAGCACATGCCAGATTCAGTCTCATCGTTTCGCACTTACCTGTCAAAGTTCCAGAAAGGGGCGCCGAGTATGGTAAGCGCCTTTGCGTCGTGGTACGAGTGGGCCTCCTTTGAAGCGAACAAGGGCAAGACGTTTGCGAAGCCGCCTAGTAGCCGTGCTGCCCCGGAggctgcggaggagagggacgaaGAGGCCACCCCggtgaagggggagacgATGGTGGTCGGCGCGGAGGACAAGGGGGCATTTGGCAAGAAGGTGAGCCAGACGCGTCAGGTCATGTCGCAGACGTTGAAAGAGCGGGAGCACATGCGGGCGTTGCTGCACATGTGTCTGCGCCACAACGTCGAGAAGCGCAAGCAAGGCCAACACGCCTTTCTTAATCACCTCAACGCAAAGCTGAGTGAGGACGACGTGGACACACGCAACCTTGAGCGCCTTCGCGGGTCAGTGCACCATTCCGTTGTCTACGCTCTGTCGCGCCTACTGCTCGGCATGGTGACGGACGACTTTGCCATGCTATGTCTCCACTGTCACGCCTTGTTCCTTGTCATGCGGCAGACGAACATTACCCCGGCTATCGTCCTGGAGCTGATGGACGAGGAATTCACCTTGAGCACGCGTATGAAGGCGGTGAAGCTTCGCCTCGAGTCGCGCTCTCACCGCCACGATgacaatgacgacgacggcgacgacggcggcatcgACCCCGACGACATCAGCGACCCAACAAAGGGCGAGCGCAACCAGCGCTTGATGGCGACTGTGTTCGGGCTTGGTGCTGTAGTAGCTTCACAGAAGGCCCTCAAGCCGTCCGAAGCGTCTTGGCTTGCTACAGTGCTCGCCTTTGCCTACGTGGAGCAGAAGGTGACTCGCGTACTCTCGGCAAACGTCCTGTTCGAcgtgctggcgcagcacagcaacgTTTATCAGCAGGAAGAAGCGTTGCAGTGGTTGACGTTTGCCTTCTTTCATTACCCCAAGATGGAATACTTCCGGCCGGAGGCGATACAACTCTTGCTGCGCCTCATGGAGACTGACGCGAAGCCGCCAGCGCGTGCACTGCCAGCCACGGTCGAGGAGTACCTCACCCTCGACCCACTCAACCCCACCACAATGGAGCAGATCAGCAATGCCCTGTTTCGCAAGGAGCAGGTGACCGCTTACCACCCAATGATGCACCCGGTGTGGCACGACATCTTTCAGCTTGTCTTGCGCCGCGTCGCCATGGGTGAGTCGATGAAGGAGCACCTTAGCACGATCCTGCACAACGTAATCGTGCCATACCGCCGTGGTAGCGCTGATGTCCCACGACGAGCGCTCTTCCAGAACCTCGTGACCGAGTTGGGTCACATCGCGGTGCAGTCGGACGACGCCGAGCAGCGTATGGAAGTACTGAAGCTGGCGAGCACGCATGTTGGGTACGGCAAGCGCACGTCGGCGAAGCCGACGCCGATGCAGGAACTGAAGCAGATGCCCGTCTCCGTCCTCCACCGTAAGGTTGAGGACCTCCTCCGGCAGTATGCCATGACTGTCGATTCGGATCCGGCAGCCGTGACGAACCGCACGTGGGTGCTACGTGAGCTGCGCAACTGCCTCTACGTGCCCGTGCGAGAAGGCGTCGATCATGCGTACGTGGATATCGCCGtgatgcagctgctcgaATTCGGCCTGTTCCCTCCGCGGCACTCGCGCGACACGCTCAATCAGAATCGCTGTATCTACCTCTTTGCGGATGTTCACTCCTTCACCTTCCACGGCTCGCTGACTCGCCCAAAGAGCTCTGTGGCATTCACGACGATCATCAGTGCTTACCTcgcggcagaggagaagtCGAAGACGCGCTACACCACAGCCGTTCAGCAGAGCGCCTTCCGTAAGGCTCGTAACCGAATagtggaggtgctggaggccGCTGATGAGCAGCGGAGCGTTCTCTTCTACGAGTATAGGGACATGGAAATTcttctggtgctgctctttctcATGCTCAGTGTCGACGACCCTACGAACAGCGACGCTGTGGTGATAGCCAAGAGCGTTGTCCCCGACGTAGTGCAGTTCTACACCACCGGCACGCTGGAGACGCTCGACCTGTTCTTCGACGCCCTGATGGCGCTTTTCATGCGTACgagtgcgccgctgcacgtgATGCCGCTTATGACGTGTGTGCGGCGCATTGCCATGGGTTTTATCCTGAAGTTCGCCAAGTTTATTCGGACGAGGAGCACGCTGGACATTCTTCTGGCACCGCTGAAGGATGCATACCACACAGACAGCCGCGAGCAGGCACGCCAGCGCAAGGCGAGGCAGGCGGCGGAGAAGGATGACGATCAAACCTCaagcgacgaggagggcgacgATGCTGATGCTACCTCTGACGAAGACGACGTGGGCGGCGACGACTACGGGGAGGCGGCCGAGGACGATGCGAACAGCTCTATTGTAGAATCCTCCACGGAGGACGTCTCCGCCACTGCGAGTGATGACAGCGACACAGAGACGGAGCCGtcggaggagaaagaggacaGGGAAGCAACGGCGGACGCGGTCGCCAAGGTGGAGTTGAACGAGACGTCGAGCGAgagtgacgaggaggacgcctttgacgaggaggaggcgccgacgcagcagtACATCGATGCCCTGAAGGGCATGGTTGGCGGCATGGACCTCGAGCACATGTACCCCACCGACACCGCAAACCAAAAGGCAGACGTGGTCCGTGCCATCCGCCTCGCCACGCGTGTTGGTCTCGCTatgcgcagcgccgaggtggtgcacgtcttgcaggtgctgctggcggttGCCCGTGAGAATGTGAAGACGGCGGACGACGTCGTCTTTCACAGCGTGGTCTCCTCGCTGGAGATGTTGCTGCTCACCAAGAACCGGTACTTCGGCTCCTTTGTGAGGGCGATGGATCTATTTCAGCTGCTTGGCGACATCCAGAGCTACCTGCGCAAGCTCAGCCGGGTGCTGGTGAATAAGGACAAGGTCATGGCCAAGGCGGCCACGACGGCTCGTCGTCGCCTCGTCACGCTCAAAGGTGTCGCGCTGCGCGTGTTCCACTTTGTTGCGATGGTGGCCAGCAAAAACCACGCCAGTGAGGAGGTGCGTATTGTGCTGAACGAGTACTACAAGTCTGTATTTTGCGACCGCGGGTGGGACACGAAAAAACTGTTGCCCGCGTTGAAGAAGGACCTCTACCACTACCGCCAAGGCTTTGCCTGGGCTCTGCTTCCTGCTGTGCTTgagaagaacgaggaggtgctgcccTTGGAAGGCCCGCAGCGCGTACGCGTCTTCACCGGCTGCTGTGTCTTTGTGGAGGCGATGCTCCCGCGGCTTAGCGGGCTACCCGGCGAGTtgaagcgcagcgctggcgctgccatcTGCAGCTTTATACAGTCGGTTTCGGTGGCGCAGGTCTTTGCTATGAAGCACACTCTTCCGTACAACTACCTCCACACAGTGAAGATGGTGGTGCAGTACAACAGCCGCGTGCACCTCGACACCGCATGGGTCGCGTCGGCGGTGATCACGCCGGCGGTGGATGACGACGACATTTTGTTATCTGCCGCCTCGATTCGGTTGCTTGGCACGATGGAACGCATGCTAGGCCTCACCCCACGCGCGCGAGAGACGAAGGCGCCATCGCCGGTGAAGGTGCTGTATGAGCAGTTTGTGAAGCAAggcgcaaaggagaagagtgaTTTCTACCGCCGCGCGAAGAAAGTACGCAGCCGCGTTCTCAAAGCCCTCTTGGCACACCGCAACGATGACCCGACAGACGAAGAGCGCTCGTcaaagcggcggcgcaagGAGGAGCTAAAGATCGAGGaccgcctgcagcgccaggTGCTTCGCAGAGCCCGCAGCAAAGCGCTCACAAAGGAGGaacgagaggagaagcgcaagcgTATAGTGATGGCGAAGCAGGAGCGTATCGCCAAGAATCGTGAGCGCAAGCGTCGTCTACACGAAGCTCGGCAGCGCTCGTTCGAAAAGTGGCGTCAAGCGAAGCTCACGGCTGCGTTGCAGCTGGATAACGCGGATGATTAA
- a CDS encoding hypothetical protein (TriTrypDB/GeneDB-style sysID: LpmP.22.0180) has translation MNTVQSYVHEGQRIASEHKAQLQDAVKKAVNVAQEYVEDARKKADPYVESAKAKVDSAKASVESARHSAQSAVDNAKDQVTAVRTRVTEKTQPYVNNYQEFDVTKTAAFHVLIHLISSVLYVVWRLTQLIPFAKQALNFLQQKEADAVVVHSCSAMVQRVPVVGPRCVEVATIVVSNVYTGLNEQISQYNAASQRKKTA, from the coding sequence ATGAACACTGTTCAGTCCTACGTGCATGAGGGGCAACGGATTGCGTCGGAGCACAAGGCGCAGCTCCAAGATGCGGTCAAGAAGGCTGTGAATGTCGCACAGGAGTACGTCGAGGATGCCCGCAAGAAGGCTGACCCGTACGTGGAAAGTGCCAAGGCAAAGGTGGATTCAGCCAAGGCCTCTGTGGAGAGCGCGCGTCACTCCGCTCAGAGCGCTGTGGACAACGCCAAAGACCAGGTGACGGCTGTGCGCACCAGGGTGACCGAGAAGACGCAGCCCTATGTGAACAACTACCAGGAGTTCGACGTCACGAAGACGGCTGCCTTCCACGTTCTCATCCACCTCATCAGCAGCGTGCTCTACGTTGTCTGGCGCTTAACACAGTTGATCCCCTTCGCCAAGCAGGCGTTGAATTTCCTTCAGCAAAAGGAGGCggatgcggtggtggtgcacagtTGCTCGGCGATGGTGCAAAGGGTGCCAGTTGTGGGGCCTCGGTGCGTGGAGGTGGCCACAATTGTTGTGAGCAACGTGTACACAGGCCTCAACGAGCAGATTTCGCAATACAACGCTGCATCGCAGCGTAAGAAGACCGCTTAA
- a CDS encoding hypothetical protein (TriTrypDB/GeneDB-style sysID: LpmP.22.0170), with amino-acid sequence MTDDSYSYTGSYTGEYSYTYSYSDGTGSYTGSAAEKSLHPELAGAPRANVIQDKKAPSPSKPGAAKNADSADSYSYSDAPSSHAKATPAMGNREKSVKWQTNANEGDDRSYSYSYTDDDNEGSYSYSYSDSQTGTATPPMLRTPKVVVVGAGQQSTKPAAKRANRIAAATPPAVTSTAVAVTNAASAETYSYSYSDEDDNTYSYSYNSYSDSYYYSDDSYYYSNSSSYASDSYYYSDGSSYYYDGSSYYSDDSYYYSDTYSYTGDSSYYYSYSSSTASGERRGRRGKPVAHMASGSSDYYYSSSYSGEYTDNSDSYYYGSSYTGEDSYYDYSYSSYSYSLYAYSATGESSPSTTSYAYGSFAEFLLSECAEAGKRELVVLRAPAKDVPHPPEAPKRCFVVFKSTEDVVWRFLQRLMALQRLYEAWREVVGSRAAAAGTAEVEREETSTPFTPTKEGCFSERSMRIAFRVLRLNHLERQEALRNAPVPLPMEAMEDIFNTCVVARAKERVAQAFLAHDTYRSGEMSLTQLSALLQRLGLGTSPIIEGHRISIGLSTEGTLEMIVKVGRVVQSNASATSASAKPQQPIQWEVTPVYVLRIIRQSAADKESASVHWRNKTIYMGRHLVLRGVATKALFQRLKTYIEAAAYLCVLAKVFSIEDTERGTPLVQYPQFIRGVLLANPPADILGDAAAPPRKLLYIENLFRVVFHPLEMLQGYMDGSPVPRYNRHWAVESTLYSTNDTEEKRRRNVVPGIGLDMHVLPTPSVRPTDEVRLSFAVEKVRVPARPPRYARCFCLVSVVTPAKVFLPAIEVPVRHIVPSAAKDGYYTWRFHDKKHKRQEVVLQFAGSAVDSIYVECCYETYDACPPESPEEAAANAEVAATSRATSNTTTVWCAGYAVFAVYGAMTAVLPIKAGSLLHGQPRDSTFVSDAPAWTAAAMRLTTESGCCTCNLDRYSQYKNATENAHQIKVKVLTPKTTIPGAYRMPVRYIAYRRHVPMISQLRTAVELMGRETSHVRQTFRQQAVRYIFSVVSDPGLLDQLCALWKYRVRHWTKAERNNEGHKHRTLLACVAALYGLKNSCAGSKEVFAKSLVKGKPLYMIIDSAAPMVPVRV; translated from the coding sequence ATGACCGACGACTCCTACTCCTACACCGGTTCCTACACCGGTGAGTACTCGTACACGTACAGCTATTCCGACGGCACCGGCTCCTATactggcagcgccgctgagAAGTCGCTGCACCCCGAACTGGCAGGTGCGCCCAGAGCGAACGTCATACAAGACAAGAAGGCGCCTTCTCCATCCAAGCCAGGTGCTGCGAAGAACGCAGACTCGGCAGATAGCTACAGCTACAGCGACGCCCCTTCGTCGCATGCGAAGGCAACGCCAGCCATGGGCAATCGCGAGAAAAGCGTGAAATGGCAGACGAATGCAAACGAGGGGGATGACAGATCCTACAGCTACTCCTACACAGATGATGACAACGAGGGCTCTTACAGCTACAGCTATTCCGACAGCCAGACCGGGACCGCTACACCACCCATGCTGAGAACACccaaggtggtggtggtaggaGCGGGGCAACAATCCACCAAACCAGCGGCAAAGCGTGCCAATCGAATCGCAGCAGCCACCCCGCCGGCGGTGACGTCgactgccgtcgccgtcaccAACGCGGCATCCGCAGAGACGTACTCCTACTCCTACTcggacgaggacgacaacACCTACAGCTACAGCTACAACAGCTATTCCGACAGCTACTACTACTCTGACGACTCCTACTACTACTCGAACAGTTCCTCCTACGCCAGCGACTCGTACTACTACTCGGACGGCTCCTCCTACTACTACGACGGCTCCTCCTATTACTCCGATGACTCGTACTACTACAGCGATACCTACTCTTATACCGGAGACAGCAGCTATTACTACTCGtattcctcctccactgcgtccggggagcggagagggagacgtggCAAGCCAGTAGCTCACATGGCATCGGGCTCCTCGGACTACTACTACAGCTCCAGCTATAGCGGCGAGTACACGGACAACTCCGACTCCTACTACTACGGCTCGTCGTACACCGGCGAAGACAGCTACTACGATTACTCCTACTCGTCCTACAGTTACTCCTTATACGCGTACAGCGCAACGGGCGAGTCTTCCCCATCTACGACATCGTACGCCTACGGCAGCTTCGCCGAGTTTTTACTGTCGGAATGTGCAGAAGCGGGGAAGCGGGAACTTGTGGTTCTGCGTGCACCAGCAAAGGATGTGCCGCATCCACCGGAGGCGCCGAAGCGCTGCTTTGTTGTGTTCAAGTCTACGGAGGATGTGGTGTGGCGATTCCTCCAGCggctgatggcgctgcagcgactctACGAAGCGTGGAGAGAAGTGGTCGGTAGCcgcgcggctgcagccggCACAGCAGAAGTGGAGCGGGAAGAAACGAGCACGCCATTCACTCCGACCAAGGAGGGCTGCTTCAGTGAACGCTCCATGCGCATCGCATTTCGCGTGCTGCGACTCAACCACCTCGAGCGTCAAGAGGCTCTGAGGAACGCGCCGGTACCACTACCCatggaggcgatggaggacATCTTCAACACTTGCGTGGTGGCGCGAGCGAAGGAGCGGGTGGCGCAAGCTTTTCTGGCACACGATACGTACCGCAGCGGAGAGATGTCGCTGACGCAGCtgagtgcgctgctgcagcgactcggCCTTGGCACGAGTCCGATCATCGAGGGCCATCGCATCAGCATTGGTTTGTCTACAGAAGGCACCCTGGAGATGATAGTAAAGGTGGGGCGGGTGGTTCAATCAAACGCCTCGGCGACATCGGCGTCCGCTAAGCCACAGCAACCGATACAGTGGGAGGTGACCCCCGTCTACGTCCTACGAATCATTCGGCAGAGCGCTGCTGACAAAGAATCGGCGTCGGTACACTGGAGGAACAAGACAATCTATATGGGACGCCACCTCGTTCTGCGCGGTGTCGCGACGAAAGCCCTCTTCCAGCGACTCAAGACGTATATCGAGGCCGCAGCGTACTTGTGCGTGCTCGCCAAGGTCTTCTCAATCGAGGACACTGAGAGGGGCACACCACTGGTGCAGTACCCACAGTTTATCCGAGGTGTGCTGCTGGCAAACCCTCCCGCAGATATTctcggcgacgcggcggcgccgccacggaAGCTACTCTACATAGAAAACCTCTTCCGTGTCGTATTCCACCCGCTAGAGATGCTGCAGGGCTACATGGATGGCAGCCCCGTGCCCCGCTATAACCGCCACTGGGCCGTGGAGTCGACCCTCTACTCGACAAAcgacacagaggagaagcgccgcCGAAATGTGGTGCCCGGCATCGGTCTTGACATGCACGTCCTACCTACCCCGTCGGTCCGCCCTACTGATGAGGTGCGGCTGTCGTTTGCGGTGGAGAAGGTTCGTGTCCCGGCACGGCCGCCGCGGTACGCTAGGTGCTTCTGCCTTGTAAGCGTGGTTACCCCTGCCAAAGTGTTTCTGCCAGCCATCGAGGTGCCGGTGCGTCACATTGTTCCGTCTGCTGCGAAGGACGGCTACTACACCTGGAGGTTTCACGACAAGAAGCACAAGAGGCAAGAGGTGGTCCTTCAGTTTGCAGGGTCGGCGGTGGATAGCATCTATGTGGAGTGCTGCTACGAGACATACGATGCATGTCCGCCGGAAAGCcccgaggaggcggcggcaaacGCAGAGGTGGCCGCGACTTCGAGGGCAACGTCGAACACCACCACTGTGTGGTGTGCGGGCTATGCGGTGTTTGCCGTGTATGGGGCCATGACGGCGGTACTGCCAATAAAGGCAGGGAGTCTGTTGCATGGGCAGCCGCGTGATTCAACGTTTGTGAGCGACGCCCCTGCTTGGACTGCAGCAGCCATGAGGCTGACGACGGAATCAGGCTGCTGCACGTGCAACCTCGACCGATACAGCCAGTACAAGAATGCAACTGAGAATGCGCATCAGATCAAGGTGAAGGTGCTCACGCCCAAGACGACTATTCCCGGGGCATATCGAATGCCAGTGCGATACATCGCCTACCGACGGCATGTGCCGATGatctcgcagctgcgcaccgctGTGGAGCTGATGGGCAGAGAGACCTCGCACGTCCGGCAAACCTTTCGCCAGCAGGCGGTCCGGTACATCTTCTCCGTTGTCTCTGACCCCGGGCTTCTCGATCAGCTGTGCGCTCTCTGGAAGTACCGGGTGCGGCACTGGACCAAAGCAGAACGCAACAATGAGGGACACAAACACCGCACCCTTCTCGCTTGCGTCGCCGCCCTCTACGGACTCAAGAACTCGTGTGCGGGCAGTAAAGAGGTCTTTGCCAAGTCCCTCGTGAAGGGGAAGCCGCTGTACATGATCATCGACTCTGCTGCGCCGATGGTTCCAGTTCGAGTCTAA
- a CDS encoding hypothetical protein (TriTrypDB/GeneDB-style sysID: LpmP.22.0190), with translation MRGCVFCAPAARQRCGNSTVRLRQQMSSAHRRLGRKLHPLLHLVALTGRAVCLCSSCRPTEGEASVRGTAGAVGLRAPHQAYRELLRANRDEPAGYRAAEVHW, from the coding sequence ATGAGGGGTTGTGTATTTTGTGCACCTGCCGCGCGACAGAGATGTGGAAATTCGACAGTCCGTCTTCGGCAGCAGATGTCGTCGGCGCACCGCCGACTTGGGCGGAAGcttcaccctctcctccatctAGTTGCTCTTACAGGGCGTGCTGTGTGCCTTTGCTCGTCATGTCGACCGACTGAAGGAGAAGCTTCAGTCAGAGGCACAGCGGGCGCAGTCGGACTACGTGCGCCACATCAAGCGTATCGTGAACTACTGCGAGCCAACCGTGATGAGCCAGCTGGATACCGCGCTGCCGAAGTTCACtggtga